One stretch of bacterium DNA includes these proteins:
- a CDS encoding prephenate dehydrogenase/arogenate dehydrogenase family protein: MDEASFKTISIVGVGLIGGSLALAIRKAKIAKRIIGLGRRMESLEKALQKGAIDFATLSSEEAFSQADLIVLATTPATIPSFFPQIAKFAKEGCLVTDVGSVKRRIVEESEKLPEHIVFVGGHPLAGMEKKGVEWADAELFKNSIYILTPSPRSTDEGMGKLSELVRAIGAKPLIMDAEKHDLLLSYTSHFPHILAFALSLLFSKLCEREEGARSLVAGGFKSMTRIAKSPADMWEEIFIENKENLLKVWEEWEEVMEEMRKGLEEGKLRDKLEKAKEEREKLDEACL, translated from the coding sequence ATGGACGAGGCATCATTTAAGACCATCTCAATAGTTGGCGTTGGTTTAATCGGCGGCTCGCTCGCCTTAGCCATCAGGAAAGCCAAAATCGCCAAGAGAATCATCGGCTTGGGAAGGAGAATGGAGAGCTTAGAGAAAGCTCTCCAGAAGGGAGCTATTGATTTCGCAACCCTCTCCTCGGAGGAAGCCTTCTCCCAAGCCGATTTAATCGTTCTCGCCACAACTCCCGCGACTATTCCCTCCTTCTTCCCTCAGATAGCTAAATTCGCAAAGGAAGGTTGCCTCGTAACCGATGTGGGAAGCGTCAAGAGAAGAATCGTTGAGGAATCGGAAAAGCTCCCTGAACATATCGTCTTCGTGGGCGGTCATCCCCTTGCGGGAATGGAGAAAAAGGGAGTGGAATGGGCTGACGCGGAGCTATTTAAAAATTCAATCTATATCCTCACTCCCTCTCCACGCTCAACTGATGAGGGGATGGGAAAGCTCAGCGAATTGGTTAGAGCTATAGGGGCAAAGCCTTTGATTATGGATGCGGAAAAACACGACCTTTTGCTCTCCTACACAAGCCACTTCCCCCACATCCTCGCATTCGCTCTCTCCTTGCTATTTAGCAAACTCTGCGAAAGAGAAGAAGGAGCGAGGTCGCTCGTCGCGGGTGGATTCAAAAGTATGACGAGGATAGCGAAGAGCCCTGCCGATATGTGGGAAGAGATATTTATAGAGAACAAGGAAAACCTCCTAAAAGTTTGGGAGGAATGGGAGGAGGTTATGGAAGAGATGAGAAAGGGATTGGAGGAGGGAAAATTGAGGGATAAATTGGAGAAGGCGAAGGAAGAGAGGGAGAAATTGGATGAAGCTTGTTTGTAG
- a CDS encoding DUF1559 domain-containing protein, giving the protein MKRKGFTLIELLVVIAIIAILAAILFPVFSRAREQARKAACMSNAKQIGLALMMYCQDWDETYPMDRWGKGRPCWAPQEAPYMTWRLMIQPYLKNWQIWTCPSQPSGDYASQGEETNDCCYGSVVPTAIPVPPGVKFHYNYNGSSFCGAPKKMADLKAPANLIIIHEPHIACADAGTWCNWVFRKESCWHADGKVFIFADGHVKWLKPQQTTSPINMWNQDQGPCTPYDLTCNDNYELP; this is encoded by the coding sequence ATGAAAAGGAAGGGCTTCACGCTCATTGAGCTATTGGTCGTCATAGCTATCATCGCCATTCTGGCCGCCATCCTCTTCCCCGTCTTCAGCCGAGCAAGAGAGCAAGCAAGAAAGGCGGCTTGTATGTCCAATGCTAAGCAGATAGGGCTAGCGCTGATGATGTATTGCCAAGATTGGGACGAGACATATCCAATGGATAGATGGGGTAAGGGAAGACCATGCTGGGCACCTCAAGAAGCACCTTATATGACTTGGCGATTGATGATTCAGCCTTACCTCAAAAACTGGCAAATATGGACTTGTCCTTCCCAGCCGTCTGGTGATTATGCAAGTCAGGGTGAGGAAACGAACGATTGCTGTTATGGTTCCGTAGTCCCAACGGCTATACCCGTTCCCCCTGGCGTCAAGTTCCATTACAATTACAATGGTTCCTCCTTCTGTGGAGCACCAAAGAAGATGGCAGACCTTAAAGCTCCAGCTAACCTTATAATAATTCATGAGCCTCATATCGCTTGCGCTGACGCTGGCACTTGGTGCAACTGGGTTTTCCGCAAGGAGAGCTGTTGGCACGCCGATGGAAAGGTATTCATCTTCGCTGATGGACATGTGAAGTGGTTGAAGCCTCAGCAGACGACATCACCAATCAATATGTGGAATCAGGATCAAGGTCCCTGCACGCCCTACGATTTGACCTGCAACGACAACTACGAGCTGCCGTAA
- a CDS encoding DUF1559 domain-containing protein, with translation MKRKGFTLIELLVVIAIIAILAAILFPVFSRAREQARKAACLSNMKQIGTGLMMYVQDWDECYPVSCWGEAVCQWRGDVSYWLSNIFPYVKNVSIFSCPSQSGSHCFCFPAITRLSEFKDENGCPAWNRVKINYGYSEPMSYQRPLRMSRLQHPADTVVIADSPCQYLGDYHFVWTQDPARAFLRRIAFKDWWGCGCPPADPAAVPPDPDNHTYHMGGSHIVFADGHAKWLNWNQIRTITGGGKLRYYDWEW, from the coding sequence ATGAAAAGGAAGGGCTTCACACTCATTGAGCTATTGGTCGTCATAGCTATCATCGCCATTCTGGCCGCCATTCTCTTCCCCGTCTTCAGCCGAGCAAGAGAGCAAGCAAGAAAAGCCGCTTGTCTGTCCAATATGAAGCAGATAGGCACAGGGCTGATGATGTATGTTCAGGATTGGGACGAGTGCTATCCCGTCTCCTGTTGGGGCGAAGCAGTTTGCCAATGGAGGGGAGATGTTTCCTACTGGTTGAGTAATATTTTCCCCTATGTCAAGAATGTGAGCATATTCTCCTGCCCCAGCCAGAGCGGTTCTCACTGCTTCTGCTTCCCCGCTATCACCAGACTATCCGAGTTCAAGGATGAAAACGGCTGCCCTGCTTGGAACAGAGTTAAGATAAATTACGGCTATAGCGAACCTATGTCTTATCAGAGACCGCTGAGGATGTCTCGCCTACAACATCCTGCAGATACTGTGGTCATCGCCGATTCCCCTTGCCAATACCTGGGAGATTACCATTTCGTGTGGACACAGGACCCCGCCAGGGCGTTTCTCCGCAGAATCGCCTTCAAGGATTGGTGGGGCTGTGGCTGCCCGCCAGCTGACCCAGCAGCCGTTCCACCTGACCCTGATAACCACACCTACCATATGGGAGGTTCCCATATCGTATTCGCTGATGGACACGCTAAGTGGTTGAATTGGAACCAGATAAGGACGATTACGGGAGGCGGAAAGCTTAGATATTACGATTGGGAATGGTAA
- a CDS encoding HD domain-containing protein produces MEQQKISPTEVFVALSTVLDLAHPELSNHHKVCAYISLKIAEEMELEEELRRNLFFSALVHDIGILSLRESIEVHQIEATDPHRHAYIGYCLLRNNSFFTKVVPQAGNILLYHHAPWREMENASVRTNLLEAVIKTTEEEISIASYILSLADKVSILIKPDKFILHQAGDIRRTIEGLALKLLPENVIEAFISVSSKESFWLELVSPYLDSLLFEKANFPSIPLDWEEELSIAYLICDITDFKSPFTSVHSFSVGELAERIASFCGFSKEELKMIKMAGYMHDLGKLAVPTEVLEKNGRLTPEEFEVVKAHPFYTYMVLSRVKGWEKIRDWASFHHEHLDGTGYPFHLKEEDLDLGSRIMAVADVFSALREYRPYRGVMGKEDVIGILKKLVEDRALDGELVSIVEERYDELDTAFLQAQFSMLNHYQRFWQSLAHISLP; encoded by the coding sequence ATGGAGCAGCAGAAGATTTCTCCTACCGAAGTGTTTGTTGCTCTCTCAACAGTCCTTGACCTTGCTCACCCAGAGCTCTCAAATCACCACAAGGTCTGCGCCTACATATCCCTTAAAATAGCCGAGGAGATGGAGTTGGAGGAGGAGCTGAGGAGAAACCTGTTTTTCTCCGCCCTCGTTCACGACATCGGTATCCTCTCTCTAAGGGAAAGCATAGAAGTTCATCAAATTGAGGCAACTGACCCCCACCGCCACGCCTATATCGGCTATTGTCTCCTGCGTAATAACTCCTTCTTCACAAAAGTGGTTCCTCAAGCGGGAAACATCTTGCTTTACCATCACGCTCCCTGGCGAGAAATGGAGAATGCTTCTGTTCGCACCAACCTTTTAGAGGCGGTCATAAAAACGACGGAAGAGGAGATATCCATCGCAAGCTATATTTTAAGCCTTGCGGATAAGGTTTCCATCCTCATTAAACCCGACAAGTTCATTCTTCATCAGGCTGGGGATATTCGCCGAACGATAGAGGGATTGGCTTTGAAGCTTTTACCTGAAAATGTCATTGAGGCGTTCATTTCTGTATCAAGCAAGGAAAGCTTCTGGCTTGAGCTTGTCTCTCCCTATTTGGATTCACTCCTTTTTGAAAAAGCTAATTTCCCCTCCATCCCCTTGGATTGGGAGGAAGAGCTTTCAATAGCTTACCTTATCTGTGATATAACCGACTTTAAGAGCCCTTTCACTTCCGTTCATTCTTTCAGCGTGGGTGAGTTAGCTGAGAGGATAGCGAGCTTCTGCGGTTTCTCAAAAGAAGAGCTCAAAATGATTAAAATGGCAGGCTATATGCACGATTTGGGGAAGCTTGCCGTTCCCACTGAGGTTTTAGAGAAGAACGGAAGGCTAACGCCGGAGGAATTTGAGGTCGTGAAGGCGCATCCTTTCTATACCTATATGGTGTTATCTCGTGTAAAGGGATGGGAGAAGATAAGAGATTGGGCTTCCTTCCATCACGAGCATCTTGATGGAACGGGCTATCCCTTCCATTTAAAAGAGGAGGATTTGGATTTAGGTTCCAGAATTATGGCGGTAGCTGATGTTTTTTCCGCATTGAGGGAGTATCGTCCCTATCGGGGCGTTATGGGGAAGGAGGATGTGATTGGGATTTTGAAAAAGCTCGTGGAGGATAGGGCGCTTGATGGAGAACTAGTATCTATCGTGGAGGAGAGATACGATGAATTAGATACTGCCTTCCTCCAAGCCCAATTCTCTATGCTCAATCACTATCAGCGTTTTTGGCAGTCTCTCGCCCATATATCCCTTCCCTGA
- the aroF gene encoding 3-deoxy-7-phosphoheptulonate synthase codes for MLVILNAKATDEEVKEVTSRLEAWGYKIHISKGVEKLVIGGVGVPEVNELECADVLRSLPFVEDVLIIVKPYHLVAREFRPQGSVIKVDDVEIGGQKVVLMAGPCSVESYEQVYETAKAVKQAGVRILRGGAFKPSTSPYSFQGLGEEGLEILSQVKKEFGLLVVTEVMDPRDVELVSEHADILQIGTRNMHNFRLLSEVGKSGKPVVLKRGFGATIEEWLLAAEYIAKEGNLNIILCERGIRTFEPSTRFTLDINAIPLVKDLSHLPVIADPSHGTGKWQLVPAVSKAAIAAGADGLLIEVHPHPEQALKDGPQSLRIENFLPLVEELRAVAQAVGRTL; via the coding sequence ATGCTCGTCATTCTAAATGCTAAGGCAACCGACGAGGAAGTGAAAGAGGTTACCTCACGCCTTGAGGCGTGGGGATACAAAATCCACATATCGAAAGGAGTTGAGAAACTTGTCATTGGAGGAGTCGGGGTTCCTGAGGTAAACGAGTTAGAGTGTGCTGATGTCCTCCGCTCTCTTCCCTTTGTGGAAGATGTGTTGATAATCGTCAAGCCTTATCACCTCGTCGCGAGGGAGTTTCGCCCTCAGGGCTCAGTGATAAAGGTTGACGATGTGGAGATAGGAGGACAAAAGGTTGTTTTGATGGCTGGACCCTGCTCAGTGGAGTCCTATGAGCAGGTCTACGAGACCGCAAAGGCGGTGAAGCAGGCAGGAGTAAGGATATTGAGGGGAGGCGCCTTCAAACCCTCAACCTCCCCCTATTCATTCCAGGGATTGGGAGAAGAGGGACTGGAAATCCTCTCTCAGGTTAAAAAGGAGTTCGGTCTTCTCGTTGTCACCGAGGTTATGGACCCTCGTGATGTTGAGCTCGTATCCGAGCATGCCGATATCCTGCAAATAGGAACCCGGAATATGCACAACTTCCGCCTTCTCTCCGAAGTGGGAAAGAGCGGTAAGCCCGTCGTGCTCAAAAGGGGATTCGGCGCTACTATAGAGGAATGGCTCTTGGCAGCGGAATACATCGCGAAAGAGGGCAACCTCAACATCATCCTTTGCGAGAGAGGAATAAGGACATTTGAGCCCTCCACAAGATTCACTTTGGATATCAACGCCATCCCCTTAGTTAAGGATTTATCTCACCTGCCTGTCATTGCCGACCCCAGCCATGGGACGGGTAAATGGCAGCTCGTGCCAGCGGTATCAAAGGCGGCGATAGCAGCGGGCGCTGATGGTCTCCTCATTGAAGTTCATCCCCACCCAGAACAAGCCCTCAAAGATGGTCCACAATCCCTCCGCATTGAGAACTTCCTCCCCCTCGTTGAGGAACTGAGGGCTGTTGCCCAAGCTGTGGGGAGAACCCTCTGA
- the nadA gene encoding quinolinate synthase NadA, with the protein MELREKILKLKEEKNALIVAHNYQLPEVQDIADFVGDSLELSRKVAQMENKIVVFCGVKFMAETAKILSPQKVVLLPRSDAICPMAEMVSAEDIRAWRRIHPRAKVVAYVNTNADVKAEADVCCTSANALQVVRNIEGEEIFFVPDKNLALWSARFSDGKKIHPWEGFCYVHKRIKAEEVREAKKKYPDALVLAHPECDPEVLDLADAVLSTSGMLRYARESRAKRFIICTEVGLLHRLKKENPTKEFLVPRALMCRNMKLTTLEDVYFSLLYERYKIELPEEIISRARKSLEKMLEYV; encoded by the coding sequence GAGAAAAGATATTGAAACTTAAGGAAGAGAAAAACGCTCTTATAGTAGCGCACAATTATCAATTGCCAGAGGTGCAGGATATAGCTGATTTCGTTGGTGATAGCTTGGAACTATCAAGGAAGGTTGCTCAGATGGAAAATAAAATTGTGGTCTTTTGCGGCGTGAAATTTATGGCTGAGACGGCGAAGATTCTCTCACCTCAAAAGGTTGTCCTTTTGCCCCGTTCCGATGCAATCTGCCCGATGGCGGAGATGGTTAGCGCTGAGGATATAAGGGCATGGAGGAGAATTCATCCAAGGGCGAAGGTTGTTGCTTATGTCAACACAAATGCTGATGTGAAGGCGGAAGCAGATGTCTGTTGCACATCGGCGAATGCTTTGCAGGTAGTGAGGAATATAGAGGGGGAGGAGATCTTCTTCGTTCCCGATAAGAACCTCGCCCTTTGGAGCGCTCGCTTTTCGGATGGCAAGAAAATCCATCCTTGGGAAGGCTTCTGTTATGTGCATAAGAGGATAAAGGCGGAAGAGGTTAGGGAAGCGAAGAAGAAATATCCCGATGCGCTCGTTCTCGCCCATCCCGAATGCGACCCTGAGGTCTTGGACCTCGCTGATGCCGTCCTCTCAACCTCTGGAATGCTTAGATATGCCAGGGAAAGCAGGGCTAAAAGATTTATAATATGCACTGAAGTAGGCTTATTGCATAGATTGAAGAAGGAGAACCCCACAAAAGAGTTCCTCGTCCCCAGGGCATTGATGTGTAGAAATATGAAGCTGACGACTTTAGAGGATGTATATTTTTCCCTCCTCTATGAAAGATATAAGATAGAGCTCCCCGAGGAAATAATATCTCGGGCGAGAAAATCCCTTGAGAAGATGTTAGAGTATGTTTGA
- a CDS encoding glycosyl hydrolase → MKFRLLLLVLISFSLAFAEENRLYIISQYDWGNKTGFYLDFENSSQGSAPCKLETLRLILGIADGKNWRFIVATPKWQFNRTYSAKAIITRHKGELYLDGELIGVSEGGFLPFKGELSLYNIPGWAKGRAEYLIVVERINLSSGGKKRALSFPQPKIPLFVFEPQFPQDIPFEVKDEIEMEVKFYIIPYPNLREISPFIDRYGQCRYADWKGKIKSDEDLRRAWEEEERMLKSLSEPKGYDKYGGYKLAGWKEKGTGFYRVVKRGGFWWLVSPEGNPCFYLGLCGVPSLNWEMTPVSDREYLFEWLPPKEGIYSACWGKGAWGDGSTEYVAFHTANMIRKYGKDWQKIALDLTRRRLKLWGFSGVGKWGAMEGMPYLPVLRRWDVPNIARHPDIFDEKVREKFKESLRSQIEPSKNDPFVVGWSLGNEYEEIITKGEISDILGKSANVPAKRALIDYALEKIYKGDWQAMAKAWGLNVRSKEELYQVKVNPPGEDLEKMRLFYAEKYYEFIYKTVKEIDPNHLYFGFWIVPRWWESEEDWRVAAKYCDVIGYDLYSFNFMSDWLRKLVKETGKPIICGEFSYPAFYDGERGFGLYGVWAKDDAHSGELYKKWVRDASSNPYCVGIAWFFYRDQPLTGRGPGRGEELVYGEHYAFGMVDVGDRPKWDLVKRVREANLSAVKWRLEASKVK, encoded by the coding sequence ATGAAATTTCGTCTTTTACTTCTTGTTCTTATCTCTTTTTCCTTGGCGTTCGCTGAGGAAAATCGCCTCTATATCATCTCTCAATATGATTGGGGAAACAAGACCGGCTTTTACCTTGATTTTGAGAACTCCTCTCAGGGCTCCGCTCCCTGCAAGCTTGAAACCCTTCGCCTCATCCTCGGAATAGCGGATGGGAAAAATTGGCGCTTCATAGTCGCCACTCCAAAATGGCAATTCAACAGGACTTATTCAGCGAAAGCCATTATAACCCGCCATAAGGGAGAGCTTTATCTTGATGGAGAGCTTATAGGGGTTAGCGAAGGTGGATTTCTTCCCTTCAAGGGTGAACTATCCCTTTACAATATACCAGGATGGGCAAAAGGCAGGGCGGAGTATCTCATAGTAGTGGAGAGGATAAATCTCTCAAGCGGAGGGAAAAAGAGAGCCCTTTCTTTCCCTCAACCGAAAATCCCCCTTTTCGTCTTTGAGCCCCAATTTCCTCAAGACATCCCTTTTGAAGTTAAAGATGAAATAGAGATGGAGGTGAAATTCTATATAATTCCCTATCCTAATTTAAGGGAGATTTCTCCTTTCATAGACCGTTATGGACAATGCAGGTATGCCGATTGGAAGGGAAAGATAAAGAGCGATGAGGACTTAAGAAGGGCTTGGGAAGAGGAAGAGAGGATGCTTAAAAGTTTGAGCGAGCCCAAGGGTTACGATAAATACGGAGGGTACAAGCTTGCGGGGTGGAAGGAGAAAGGAACAGGATTTTACAGGGTAGTTAAAAGGGGAGGGTTTTGGTGGCTTGTATCCCCTGAGGGGAATCCCTGTTTTTATCTTGGGCTTTGTGGAGTTCCCTCACTTAATTGGGAGATGACGCCTGTGAGCGATAGGGAATATCTCTTTGAGTGGCTCCCACCGAAGGAGGGGATATATTCCGCCTGCTGGGGAAAAGGCGCATGGGGAGATGGCTCAACGGAATATGTTGCCTTTCATACGGCGAATATGATACGCAAATATGGGAAGGATTGGCAGAAGATAGCGCTTGATTTAACAAGGAGACGCCTGAAGCTCTGGGGATTCAGCGGTGTTGGGAAATGGGGAGCTATGGAGGGAATGCCCTATCTTCCCGTCCTTCGTAGGTGGGATGTTCCTAACATCGCCCGTCACCCAGATATATTTGATGAAAAGGTGAGGGAGAAATTCAAGGAGTCGCTTCGTTCTCAGATAGAGCCGAGCAAGAACGACCCATTTGTTGTGGGTTGGTCCCTGGGAAACGAATATGAGGAGATAATAACGAAAGGGGAGATTTCCGATATCTTGGGGAAATCAGCGAATGTTCCCGCTAAAAGAGCGTTGATAGATTATGCCCTGGAGAAGATATATAAGGGTGATTGGCAGGCTATGGCGAAAGCCTGGGGATTGAATGTGAGGAGTAAAGAGGAATTATATCAAGTGAAAGTTAATCCCCCTGGTGAGGATTTGGAGAAGATGCGGCTATTCTACGCTGAAAAATACTATGAATTCATTTACAAGACAGTGAAGGAGATAGACCCTAACCATCTATATTTTGGCTTTTGGATTGTTCCCAGATGGTGGGAGAGCGAGGAGGATTGGAGAGTGGCAGCGAAATATTGTGATGTGATCGGCTACGATTTGTATTCTTTTAATTTTATGAGCGATTGGCTGAGAAAACTGGTTAAGGAAACAGGTAAGCCGATAATTTGCGGTGAGTTTTCCTACCCTGCTTTCTATGATGGAGAGAGGGGATTTGGGCTTTACGGCGTTTGGGCGAAGGATGACGCTCATTCAGGAGAGCTTTATAAGAAGTGGGTAAGGGATGCCTCAAGCAATCCCTATTGTGTTGGGATTGCTTGGTTTTTCTACAGGGACCAGCCATTAACGGGAAGGGGACCGGGCAGAGGAGAGGAGCTGGTTTATGGAGAGCATTACGCTTTCGGGATGGTGGATGTAGGGGATAGACCCAAATGGGATTTGGTGAAGAGGGTGAGGGAGGCAAATCTCTCCGCTGTGAAGTGGAGATTGGAGGCGAGTAAAGTAAAGTAA
- the nifU gene encoding Fe-S cluster assembly scaffold protein NifU translates to MLEYSEKVMEHFRNPKNVGKIENADGVGKVGNPMCGDIMVIYIKVKANKIEDCKFQTFGCAAAIATSSMVTELVKGKDIEEALKITNRTVAEALGGLPAIKYHCSLLAEEGIRAAIEDYKRKKGR, encoded by the coding sequence ATGTTGGAATATAGCGAGAAGGTTATGGAGCATTTTCGCAATCCCAAAAATGTAGGAAAGATTGAGAATGCTGATGGAGTGGGAAAAGTTGGCAATCCTATGTGCGGCGATATAATGGTGATTTATATTAAGGTGAAGGCTAACAAAATAGAAGATTGCAAGTTTCAAACTTTCGGTTGTGCGGCTGCCATAGCCACTTCCTCAATGGTTACCGAGCTCGTGAAGGGGAAGGATATAGAGGAAGCCTTGAAGATAACGAACAGGACAGTGGCGGAAGCCTTGGGCGGCTTACCCGCGATAAAATATCACTGCTCCCTTTTGGCTGAAGAAGGAATAAGAGCAGCGATAGAGGATTACAAGAGAAAGAAAGGAAGGTGA
- a CDS encoding histidinol-phosphate transaminase has translation MKGKEHIYKIEPYQPGKPIEEVKRELGLTDVIKLASNENPLGPSPRALEAMRESLENVSYYPDGNCAILREKLSQKLGFPPSSFVFGNGVDEIIHFIGLAFLDEGDEAIMVDPSFVRYEAAILLNKAVCRKVPLKDFQYDVDSLIDAINEKTKVIFIANPNNPTGTFLSKEQLEKLVKEAEGKLVVLDEAYYEFVDDPSFPDSLSLLREGKDVIVLRTFSKIYGLAGLRIGYGVAKEDTVQAIEHTREPFNVNYLAQVAAVSALDDEEHLKKTQMTIWEGKRYLYEQFEEMGLFYLPTQANFIFVDVKRDSREVFQALLREGVIVRTGDIFGCPTFLRVSIGTMEQNERFIRALKKALGGAD, from the coding sequence ATGAAGGGTAAAGAGCACATTTATAAAATTGAACCTTACCAACCAGGAAAGCCCATTGAGGAAGTCAAGCGTGAGCTTGGACTCACGGATGTTATCAAATTGGCCTCTAATGAGAACCCTCTCGGACCCTCCCCACGCGCCCTTGAAGCAATGAGAGAGAGCTTGGAAAATGTCAGCTATTATCCCGATGGCAACTGCGCTATTCTGAGGGAGAAGCTTTCCCAAAAGCTCGGTTTCCCTCCTTCCTCCTTCGTCTTCGGAAACGGCGTGGACGAGATAATTCATTTCATCGGGCTCGCCTTCCTGGATGAAGGAGACGAAGCTATAATGGTTGACCCCTCCTTCGTCAGATATGAAGCCGCCATTCTCTTAAATAAAGCCGTATGCAGAAAAGTTCCTCTCAAGGATTTCCAATATGATGTGGATTCCCTCATTGACGCCATAAACGAAAAGACAAAGGTAATATTCATCGCCAACCCCAATAATCCCACCGGCACTTTCCTTTCAAAAGAACAATTGGAAAAACTCGTCAAGGAAGCGGAAGGAAAACTCGTAGTTTTGGATGAGGCTTATTACGAGTTCGTTGATGACCCATCCTTCCCCGATAGCCTCTCCTTGCTCCGGGAGGGAAAGGATGTCATCGTTCTCCGCACCTTCAGCAAGATTTACGGCTTAGCCGGATTGAGAATAGGCTATGGGGTTGCTAAAGAGGACACAGTTCAAGCGATAGAGCATACACGGGAACCCTTCAATGTCAATTATCTCGCTCAAGTTGCCGCTGTCTCCGCCTTGGATGACGAGGAACATCTGAAGAAGACACAGATGACGATTTGGGAGGGAAAGCGATATCTTTACGAGCAATTTGAAGAGATGGGCTTATTCTATCTGCCTACTCAAGCCAACTTCATCTTCGTTGATGTCAAAAGGGATAGCAGGGAGGTCTTCCAGGCTCTTCTTCGGGAGGGAGTGATTGTTAGGACTGGCGATATATTCGGCTGCCCAACCTTCCTGAGGGTGAGCATAGGGACTATGGAACAGAACGAAAGGTTCATAAGAGCGCTTAAAAAGGCATTGGGAGGTGCTGATTAA
- the aroA gene encoding 3-phosphoshikimate 1-carboxyvinyltransferase, whose product MKLVCRRAREFEGEIMIPGDKSISHRGAMLGSIAEGESDLDNFNICKDCMSTLRCLRLLGVEWELERRRVRIRGGNLKEPQNILNAGNSGTTMRLLSGILSAHPFLSILTGDSSLRRRPMDRIKQPLEMMGAKIFARASRYPPLAIWGGKLKGIEYRLPVASAQVKSAVLLAGLFAEGKTTVFEPSPSRDHTERMLSYMGAKIEWKEGISIEESSRLSPLKMRIPGDFSSSAFFIALALLTRSHLIIKDVGLNPTRTGFLNVLRDMGAKVDIRNLREEANEPVGDIEVMGGELMGTKIDKDIPLMIDELPILAILGARAKGITELRNAEELRYKETDRIRALAIGLRKMGVEVEERKDGLLIRGGKTKGAVVNSFGDHRIAMAFAILGLTSEGETVVRNAQCVAISFPEFFSLIKPLIGEAISQSS is encoded by the coding sequence ATGAAGCTTGTTTGTAGAAGGGCAAGGGAATTTGAGGGAGAGATAATGATACCGGGGGATAAGTCAATCTCCCATCGGGGTGCGATGCTGGGAAGCATCGCTGAGGGAGAAAGCGATTTGGACAATTTCAATATCTGTAAGGATTGTATGAGCACCTTGAGATGTTTGAGGCTTTTGGGAGTGGAATGGGAGCTTGAGAGAAGGAGGGTGAGGATAAGAGGTGGGAACTTGAAGGAACCGCAAAATATCTTGAATGCAGGCAATTCGGGAACGACTATGAGGCTTCTATCCGGCATTCTCTCCGCTCATCCCTTCCTCTCCATCCTCACGGGCGATTCATCCCTTCGCAGAAGACCTATGGATAGGATAAAGCAACCTCTTGAGATGATGGGCGCTAAGATTTTTGCGAGGGCTTCTCGTTATCCACCCTTAGCAATTTGGGGAGGGAAACTGAAGGGAATAGAGTATCGCCTTCCCGTAGCCTCGGCACAGGTCAAATCGGCAGTACTCCTCGCCGGTCTCTTCGCGGAGGGAAAGACCACGGTATTTGAGCCATCTCCCTCTCGAGACCATACCGAAAGGATGCTCTCCTATATGGGCGCGAAGATAGAGTGGAAAGAGGGGATAAGCATTGAGGAGAGTTCAAGGCTCTCACCTCTCAAAATGAGAATCCCCGGCGATTTTTCCTCCTCGGCGTTTTTCATAGCCCTTGCCCTTCTCACCCGTTCCCATTTGATTATAAAGGATGTAGGACTTAACCCAACGAGGACGGGCTTTTTGAATGTCCTACGAGATATGGGAGCGAAGGTGGATATAAGGAACTTGAGAGAGGAAGCTAACGAACCCGTCGGCGATATTGAGGTGATGGGAGGGGAATTAATGGGGACTAAAATTGACAAGGATATCCCTTTGATGATAGACGAATTACCCATATTGGCTATCCTCGGAGCGAGGGCTAAGGGGATTACGGAGTTAAGAAATGCCGAAGAGCTGAGATATAAGGAAACGGATAGGATAAGGGCTTTAGCGATTGGCTTGAGGAAGATGGGGGTGGAGGTGGAGGAGAGGAAGGACGGATTGTTGATTAGAGGTGGAAAGACAAAGGGCGCGGTTGTAAATTCATTTGGAGACCATAGGATAGCAATGGCATTCGCCATCCTGGGATTGACGAGCGAAGGTGAAACGGTGGTTAGGAACGCTCAATGCGTCGCAATCTCTTTCCCCGAGTTCTTCTCGCTCATCAAACCCCTGATCGGCGAGGCGATTTCCCAGTCGTCCTAA